Genomic segment of Dehalococcoidia bacterium:
GGCCCCTCGCCGTGGCCCCTCGTCCCCCGCAGCCGGGGCCGCCATAGCCGCCACCGCCTTCCAGTTCGTGCTGTTGCTGGGGGCTGCCGACCTGCTGGCCGACGCCACCTACGAGGGTGGGCGCAGCGTGGTGGGGCCCTTCCTGGGGGCGCTGGGGGCCAGCGCCGTGGCCATCTCCGTCCTCTCGGGCCTGGGGGAAATGGTGGGCCACGTGCTTCGGCTGGCCTCAGGCTATCTCTCCGACCGCACCCAGCGCCCGTGGGCCATCGCCCTCTGGGGGTACGCCCTGAACCTGCTGTCGGTGCCCGCCCTGGCCCTGGTGGGGCACTGGCAGGCGGGCGCCGCGCTGGTGGTGGCCGAAAGGGCCGGAAGGGGCGTCCGCGCCCCCGCCCGCGACCTGATGCTTTCCCACGCTGCCAGCCGGGTGGGCTTCGGCTGGGCCTTCGGCCTGCACGAGGCCCTGGACCAGATAGGGGCCGTGTCGGGGCCGCTCCTGGTCTCGCTGGTGCTCTACCTGGGCGGCGACTACCGGGACGCCTTCGCCACCCTGCTGCTGCCTGCCCTGGCCTGCCTCGCCCTCATGTTCGTGGCCAGCCTGCGGTATCCCCGCACCGCATTGCTGGAGGCGCCGTCGCCCGCCTCGGAGGGCGATGCCCGCCTGCCGCGCCTGTTCTGGCTCTATCTGGCTGGATCGGCGCTGGCGGCGGCAGGCTACGCCGACTTTCCCCTCCTCGCCCTGCACCTGGAGCGACAGGGGGATGTGGCCGCTTCCTGGCTGCCCGCTATCTACGCCGTGGCTATGGCGATCGATGCCCTGGCCGCCCTGGCCCTGGGGCGGCTGTTCGATCGCCTAGGGCTGGCGTCGGTGGCCCTGGGCGCGGCCCTGGCAGCTCCGGCCGTGCCCCTCTTCCTGGCTGGCGGCGGGCTGCCGGTGCTGGTGCTGGCGGCGGCCCTCTGGGGCACGGGCCTCGCCGCCCAGGAATCGGTCATGAGGGCAGCGGTAGCGGCCCTGGTGCCCAGGGCGCGGCGCGGCTCCGCCTTCGGCCTGTTCAATTCGGCCTACGGGGTGTCCTGGTTCGCCGGCAGCGCCCTGCTGGGGGTGCTCTACGGCCTCTCATTGCCCGCTCTGGCCGCCCTCAGCGCCTCCGCCCAAGCGCTGGCCGCCCTCGTCTTCCTGGGCGTATCGCGGCGGGCGGGGCCGGCATCCATGGCCCCCGCGAGCGAGTAGAAAAGGCGAGCTTGCACCGGCTTTGCGACGGTGCGTGAGGCGCATGTTTGTGCTAAAATGAACGCAGACCGCCCGTCTTCGCCGCAGGAGGCCCATGAGCGATAACGCGTCCGCTTCCTACACTGCTGCCGACATCCAGGTGCTGGAGGGCCTGGAGGCTGTACGCCGCCGGCCGGGCATGTATATCGGCTCCACCGACGTCCGTGGCCTCCACCACCTGGTGTACGAGATCGTGGACAACTCCATCGACGAGGCCATGGCCGGCTTCTGCGACCGGGTGGAGGTAGTCATCGACAGGGAGGGCGGCGTGCTGGTGCGCGACAACGGCCGCGGCATCCCGGTGGACGTTCACCCCCGCACCGGTCGCTCCGCCCTGGAGACGGTGATGACCCAGCTACACGCCGGCGGCAAGTTCGACCGCCAGG
This window contains:
- a CDS encoding MFS transporter produces the protein MADKAPRRGPSSPAAGAAIAATAFQFVLLLGAADLLADATYEGGRSVVGPFLGALGASAVAISVLSGLGEMVGHVLRLASGYLSDRTQRPWAIALWGYALNLLSVPALALVGHWQAGAALVVAERAGRGVRAPARDLMLSHAASRVGFGWAFGLHEALDQIGAVSGPLLVSLVLYLGGDYRDAFATLLLPALACLALMFVASLRYPRTALLEAPSPASEGDARLPRLFWLYLAGSALAAAGYADFPLLALHLERQGDVAASWLPAIYAVAMAIDALAALALGRLFDRLGLASVALGAALAAPAVPLFLAGGGLPVLVLAAALWGTGLAAQESVMRAAVAALVPRARRGSAFGLFNSAYGVSWFAGSALLGVLYGLSLPALAALSASAQALAALVFLGVSRRAGPASMAPASE